Proteins encoded within one genomic window of Nitrospina gracilis 3/211:
- the purC gene encoding phosphoribosylaminoimidazolesuccinocarboxamide synthase, which yields MKRLEKIYEGKSKNIHTTEDPDLLIQYFKDDASAFNGIKKGEIVDKGIVNNHVSAAIFKFLEGKGIKTHMVKELNDREMLVKKLDIILVEVVLRNVVAGSLAKRMGRPEGETLKNPILEFYYKNDDLGDPMINEYHIREFGLATDDEIEMLCEKGLKINQLLWDYFKERKIRLVDFKLEFGRHKGEILLGDEISPDGCRLWHWDTNEKMDKDRFRFDLGQVKEKYEEVYHMICG from the coding sequence ATGAAACGATTGGAAAAAATATACGAAGGCAAGTCTAAAAACATTCACACCACCGAAGACCCGGATCTGTTGATCCAGTATTTCAAGGACGATGCGTCCGCGTTCAACGGTATCAAGAAAGGCGAGATCGTGGACAAGGGGATTGTCAACAACCACGTGTCGGCGGCGATCTTCAAGTTTCTCGAAGGCAAGGGCATCAAAACCCACATGGTGAAAGAGTTGAACGACCGAGAGATGCTGGTGAAGAAGCTGGATATTATCCTGGTCGAAGTCGTTCTGCGCAACGTGGTGGCGGGCAGTCTGGCCAAGCGCATGGGCCGGCCGGAAGGCGAAACGCTGAAGAATCCCATTCTCGAGTTCTATTACAAGAACGACGATCTGGGCGATCCGATGATCAACGAGTACCACATCCGCGAATTCGGACTGGCGACGGATGATGAGATCGAGATGCTCTGCGAAAAGGGTCTGAAGATCAACCAGCTGTTGTGGGATTACTTCAAGGAGCGCAAGATCCGCCTTGTGGATTTCAAACTGGAGTTTGGGCGCCACAAGGGAGAAATTTTGCTGGGCGACGAGATCAGCCCCGACGGATGCCGCCTGTGGCACTGGGATACGAACGAGAAGATGGACAAGGACCGCTTCCGTTTCGACCTGGGGCAGGTCAAGGAAAAGTACGAAGAAGTGTATCACATGATCTGTGGTTGA
- a CDS encoding dimethylarginine dimethylaminohydrolase family protein produces MKPKMLMCAPDHFGVRYVINPWMEDQIDHIDTDRARAQWETFYHALNEKAEVHLIEPRRESPDMVFTANAGLLVDGVFVLSRFRHKERQGEEPHYLEWFRQNDREIVKLADGIAFEGEGDALPQPGQDWIWAGWGFRTDLASHRFIEQKLGRPVVSLNLVDPRFYHLDTCFCSLPDDRAMYFPEAFDADSLRQIEARIAPENRIVVSQEDAEHFACNAARVHKTLFMNHATPTLRERLESLGFAVVICPVDEFMKAGGANKCLTLVLDAGDPAEVLPQRPEQAESSR; encoded by the coding sequence ATGAAGCCCAAAATGCTGATGTGTGCGCCAGACCATTTTGGCGTCCGTTACGTGATCAATCCGTGGATGGAAGACCAGATCGACCACATCGACACCGACCGCGCCCGCGCCCAGTGGGAGACCTTTTACCATGCGTTGAACGAAAAGGCGGAGGTGCACCTCATCGAGCCGAGGCGCGAATCTCCAGACATGGTGTTCACCGCCAACGCGGGGCTTCTGGTGGACGGGGTATTCGTGCTGAGCCGTTTCCGTCACAAGGAACGTCAGGGGGAAGAACCGCATTACCTGGAATGGTTCCGCCAGAATGACAGAGAGATCGTGAAGCTGGCGGATGGTATCGCGTTCGAAGGCGAAGGCGACGCCCTCCCACAACCGGGGCAGGACTGGATCTGGGCCGGATGGGGCTTCCGCACAGACCTTGCTTCGCACCGCTTCATCGAACAGAAACTGGGCCGGCCGGTGGTATCGTTGAACCTCGTCGATCCCCGCTTTTACCACCTCGACACCTGCTTCTGTTCTCTGCCCGACGACCGCGCGATGTATTTTCCGGAAGCATTCGACGCCGACAGTCTGCGGCAGATCGAGGCACGCATCGCTCCGGAAAACCGCATCGTCGTCTCGCAGGAGGATGCCGAACACTTTGCCTGCAACGCCGCCCGCGTACACAAGACCCTTTTCATGAATCACGCCACACCCACCTTGCGGGAGCGGCTGGAGTCGCTGGGCTTTGCCGTCGTCATCTGCCCGGTGGACGAGTTCATGAAAGCGGGCGGTGCAAACAAATGCCTGACCCTGGTGCTGGATGCAGGCGACCCCGCCGAGGTCCTTCCCCAAAGGCCGGAACAGGCGGAATCCTCCCGCTGA
- the aroF gene encoding 3-deoxy-7-phosphoheptulonate synthase, whose protein sequence is MIVVLKADTSPEEVQAVKDKIKENGFTPHEIQGVERKVIGAVGDEHFKDHLMEVLDSMPGVEDVIPILKPYKLAGREIKNANSVIECDGFAIGGDRLALIAGPCSVESHDQMMATASSVKHAGANMLRGGAFKPRTSPYSFQGLEEEGLKLLKEAKESTGLPIVTEVMNPGDVELVARYADVLQVGARNVQNFSLLKELGKVSKPVLLKRGMMTTIKEFLMSAEYILSEGNKDVILCERGIRTFETATRNTLDIACVPVLKRETHLPVVIDPSHATGHWDLVEPMARAAVAAGADGLMIEVHPDPVNAFSDGPQSLKPSKFVRLVENIRPFVQLMGRTL, encoded by the coding sequence ATGATCGTAGTGCTCAAGGCGGACACCTCCCCTGAGGAGGTCCAGGCCGTGAAGGATAAAATCAAGGAAAACGGATTCACTCCCCACGAGATCCAGGGAGTGGAACGCAAAGTCATCGGAGCGGTCGGTGACGAACATTTCAAGGATCACCTCATGGAAGTGCTCGACTCCATGCCGGGTGTCGAGGACGTGATTCCCATCCTCAAACCGTACAAGCTGGCCGGACGCGAAATCAAAAACGCGAATTCGGTGATCGAGTGCGACGGGTTCGCCATCGGCGGCGACCGCCTGGCGCTGATTGCCGGTCCCTGCTCGGTGGAAAGCCATGACCAGATGATGGCCACCGCCAGTTCCGTGAAACACGCCGGAGCCAACATGCTGAGAGGCGGCGCTTTCAAACCGCGCACGTCTCCGTACAGCTTCCAGGGTCTGGAGGAAGAAGGCCTCAAACTCCTGAAAGAGGCGAAGGAATCAACGGGCCTGCCCATCGTCACCGAAGTCATGAATCCCGGCGACGTGGAACTGGTCGCGCGGTACGCCGACGTGCTGCAGGTGGGCGCCCGCAACGTGCAGAACTTCTCTCTGCTCAAGGAACTGGGCAAGGTGAGCAAACCCGTGCTCCTGAAACGCGGCATGATGACCACCATCAAGGAATTCCTCATGTCGGCGGAATACATTCTGTCCGAGGGCAACAAGGACGTCATCCTCTGCGAGCGCGGCATCCGCACCTTCGAAACCGCCACCCGCAACACGCTGGACATCGCCTGCGTGCCGGTGCTCAAACGCGAAACCCACCTTCCGGTCGTGATCGATCCCAGCCACGCCACCGGTCACTGGGACCTGGTGGAGCCGATGGCACGGGCCGCCGTGGCCGCCGGAGCGGACGGGTTGATGATCGAGGTGCATCCGGATCCGGTCAATGCCTTTTCCGACGGACCGCAGTCGCTCAAGCCTTCAAAGTTCGTCAGGCTGGTGGAAAACATCCGCCCGTTTGTGCAACTCATGGGCCGGACCCTGTAG
- a CDS encoding fructosamine kinase family protein, with protein sequence MKNELHGVLKTAYGQPVEIRNTQSIGGGCINETLLLTLSNGDRVFVKHNGQPPPDFFAREADALRLMGRAKNGPRVPQVIGLPEEINPRYLLLEYIEPGTPNSDFHERFSRGLAGLHHMSHQFYGFDRDNYIGSTVQVNKPETDPLVFFREHRLRFQQELARKRGLLPTSVDQRLDLLLNKLHLLMDLEGEKPALLHGDLWSGNYFADRYGTPCIFDPASYFGLREADLAMTELFGRLPQRFYDAYHEVFPLNPGYENRKQIFNLYHLLNHLNLFGSSYLSSVKAVVNRFV encoded by the coding sequence ATGAAAAACGAACTGCACGGCGTGCTGAAAACGGCCTATGGCCAACCGGTGGAAATCCGGAACACGCAATCCATCGGCGGGGGGTGCATCAATGAAACGCTCCTCCTGACCCTGTCCAACGGCGACCGCGTGTTCGTCAAGCACAACGGCCAACCGCCGCCCGACTTCTTCGCGCGCGAAGCGGATGCGCTCCGCCTCATGGGCCGAGCCAAAAACGGCCCCCGCGTGCCGCAGGTCATAGGTCTGCCGGAAGAAATCAACCCCCGCTACCTGCTTCTCGAATACATCGAGCCGGGCACGCCCAATAGTGATTTCCACGAACGTTTCTCACGCGGGCTGGCGGGACTTCACCACATGTCGCACCAGTTTTACGGTTTCGACCGCGACAACTACATCGGCTCCACGGTGCAGGTCAACAAACCGGAGACCGATCCGCTTGTTTTCTTCCGCGAACACCGCCTGCGGTTTCAGCAGGAACTGGCGCGGAAACGCGGCCTGCTTCCCACCAGCGTGGACCAGCGTCTCGACCTGCTTCTCAACAAACTTCACCTGCTGATGGACCTGGAGGGCGAAAAGCCCGCCCTGCTTCACGGAGACCTGTGGTCGGGGAATTACTTTGCCGACCGCTACGGAACGCCCTGCATCTTCGATCCGGCCAGCTATTTCGGTCTGCGAGAAGCAGATCTCGCAATGACGGAACTGTTCGGCCGTCTGCCGCAACGGTTTTACGACGCCTATCACGAAGTGTTTCCGCTGAATCCGGGTTACGAAAACCGGAAACAGATTTTCAATCTGTACCATCTGCTCAATCACCTCAACCTTTTTGGAAGTTCCTATCTGTCCTCGGTGAAAGCCGTGGTGAACCGGTTTGTCTGA
- a CDS encoding low molecular weight protein-tyrosine-phosphatase encodes MGPSKTIEICFVCLGNICRSPLAEGVFQHLVNSQKLQEKIIIDSAGTGNWHAGSPPDRRMESTARKKGVRLASIAQQFQPGDFRRYDLVIAMDRSNLQSLEYMCSPEVAEKKLKLFRSFDPQANGDLDVPDPYYGGQSGFEDVFEIVNRTCPQILEYIKTRF; translated from the coding sequence ATGGGCCCTTCCAAAACCATTGAAATCTGCTTTGTTTGCCTCGGTAACATCTGCCGCTCGCCGCTCGCCGAAGGGGTGTTCCAGCACCTCGTCAACTCACAGAAATTACAGGAAAAAATCATCATCGACTCGGCCGGGACGGGCAATTGGCATGCAGGCTCCCCTCCGGACCGGCGCATGGAATCGACCGCCCGCAAAAAAGGAGTCCGGTTGGCCTCCATCGCCCAGCAGTTCCAGCCCGGGGATTTCCGCCGCTACGACCTGGTGATCGCAATGGACCGCTCCAACCTGCAAAGCCTGGAATACATGTGTTCGCCGGAAGTGGCCGAAAAAAAACTCAAGCTGTTCCGCTCATTCGATCCGCAGGCCAACGGCGACCTGGACGTACCCGACCCTTACTACGGTGGACAGTCCGGATTTGAAGACGTGTTCGAGATCGTGAACAGGACCTGTCCACAGATCCTGGAATACATAAAAACCCGATTCTGA
- the orn gene encoding oligoribonuclease, with protein sequence MSLVDSSNLVWMDLEMTGLDPDKEEIIEIATIVTDSQLNILAEGPCLVIHQDDAILERMDDWNQKTHSASGLIQKVKESTLTVEEAEQRTLDFIKQYVPYKTSPLCGNSIQQDRRFLDRYMKNLTDYLHYRNIDVTSIKEVIRRWYPNGTRLPKKSDAHMALTDVRESIEELIFYRNNFFVDVSNYMSEEGNL encoded by the coding sequence ATGAGTCTTGTGGATTCCAGCAATCTGGTGTGGATGGACCTGGAAATGACCGGGTTGGATCCGGACAAGGAAGAAATCATTGAAATCGCCACCATCGTCACTGACAGCCAGCTCAATATCCTGGCGGAGGGACCCTGCCTTGTGATCCATCAGGACGACGCCATTCTGGAACGGATGGATGATTGGAACCAGAAAACCCATTCCGCTTCCGGCCTCATTCAGAAAGTGAAGGAATCGACCCTGACCGTGGAAGAAGCCGAACAGCGGACGCTGGACTTCATCAAGCAGTATGTTCCATACAAAACCTCACCACTCTGCGGCAACTCCATCCAGCAGGACCGGCGCTTTCTCGACCGCTACATGAAAAACCTCACGGACTACCTGCACTACCGCAACATCGACGTGACGTCCATCAAGGAAGTGATCCGCCGCTGGTATCCGAACGGCACACGCCTGCCAAAAAAAAGCGACGCGCATATGGCACTCACCGATGTTCGGGAGTCCATTGAAGAACTTATTTTTTACCGCAACAATTTTTTTGTCGACGTGTCGAACTACATGTCCGAGGAAGGAAATCTGTAA
- a CDS encoding tetratricopeptide repeat protein, with protein sequence MTFLILWLAAAVPGAVAAPQSPELQEALTLDRDEFVAESIAAWQKYIETSPPKNMHIYAGVKMCIAYAKTGRFLEAMKAAQALADKYPNHYDVQFNLANMMSAVQRFDQAVAAFHKVVEMRPQEGLGHVGLGLALFGNGKTDEAVKRLRQARALFKEQKNISWYQNVRIMIGQMKSFAPYPPDFSNLWLTNNIRTIRDTYETGVFRQYEETLNL encoded by the coding sequence ATGACATTCCTGATACTGTGGCTGGCAGCCGCGGTTCCCGGTGCGGTGGCCGCACCCCAAAGCCCGGAACTTCAAGAAGCCCTGACTCTCGATCGTGATGAGTTTGTTGCGGAATCCATCGCCGCGTGGCAGAAGTACATTGAAACCAGTCCCCCGAAAAATATGCACATTTATGCCGGAGTGAAAATGTGCATTGCTTACGCAAAAACCGGGCGTTTCCTGGAGGCCATGAAAGCGGCACAGGCCCTGGCTGACAAGTATCCTAACCACTACGATGTTCAGTTCAACCTCGCCAACATGATGAGTGCCGTCCAACGGTTCGACCAGGCCGTGGCCGCGTTTCACAAAGTAGTCGAAATGCGCCCGCAGGAAGGATTGGGGCACGTGGGCCTCGGGCTTGCCCTGTTCGGCAATGGTAAGACCGATGAGGCTGTGAAGAGGCTGCGCCAGGCCCGCGCTCTCTTCAAGGAACAGAAAAACATTTCCTGGTACCAGAACGTGCGCATCATGATCGGCCAGATGAAAAGTTTCGCCCCCTACCCTCCGGATTTCTCCAACCTGTGGCTCACCAACAACATACGCACCATCCGCGACACGTACGAAACCGGGGTATTCCGCCAGTACGAGGAAACCCTGAACCTGTAA
- the purB gene encoding adenylosuccinate lyase translates to MIERYTLPEMAFIWKPENRFRIWLAIEIHACEALADLKQIPQEAVDTIKQKAGFDVSRIDEIEKEVKHDVIAFLTSVAEYVGPEARFMHVGMTSSDVLDTALAVQLKDASTLILRELERFAEVLKQRALEHKHTPVIGRTHGIHAEPTSFGLKLANWYEEVNRNRERLEQARDQIAVGQISGAVGVFAGIDVDVEEYVCDQLELKPARISSQVIQRDRHAQFFTTLAIVATTLEKIATEIRHLQKTEVLEAEEYFSKGQKGSSAMPHKRNPVVSEQICGLARVVRANALAAMENMPLWHERDISHSSVERIIGPDSTILVHYMLNKMIRLIEQLVVYPDNMMRNLELTKGLVFSEHVLLALTRKGVTRDEAYRMVQRNAMQVWEQGGDFVSLLKQDKDIKEKLSTDEIDQAFDLKKHLRNVDRIFERVFNK, encoded by the coding sequence TTGATCGAACGTTATACACTGCCCGAAATGGCTTTCATCTGGAAGCCGGAAAATCGTTTTCGCATCTGGCTCGCCATTGAAATCCATGCCTGCGAAGCGCTCGCCGATCTCAAACAAATTCCGCAGGAGGCGGTGGACACGATCAAGCAGAAAGCCGGGTTCGACGTTTCCCGCATCGACGAAATCGAAAAGGAAGTGAAGCACGACGTCATTGCATTTTTGACGTCGGTTGCGGAATACGTGGGGCCGGAAGCGCGATTCATGCATGTGGGCATGACGTCGTCCGACGTTCTCGACACGGCGCTGGCGGTGCAGTTGAAGGACGCTTCCACCCTAATCCTGCGTGAGCTCGAGCGCTTTGCCGAGGTATTGAAGCAACGCGCGCTGGAGCACAAGCACACGCCGGTCATCGGGCGCACGCACGGCATTCATGCGGAACCGACGTCATTCGGGCTGAAACTGGCGAACTGGTACGAAGAGGTCAACCGCAACCGGGAACGTCTGGAGCAGGCACGGGACCAAATCGCCGTTGGGCAGATCTCCGGTGCGGTCGGCGTGTTCGCGGGGATCGACGTGGATGTGGAGGAATACGTCTGCGACCAGCTGGAATTGAAGCCGGCGCGCATCTCAAGCCAGGTCATCCAGCGTGACCGGCACGCGCAGTTTTTCACCACACTGGCGATCGTCGCCACCACGCTGGAGAAGATTGCCACTGAAATCCGGCATTTGCAGAAAACCGAAGTGCTGGAAGCGGAAGAATATTTTTCAAAGGGGCAGAAGGGGTCCTCGGCGATGCCGCACAAGCGCAACCCCGTGGTCTCCGAACAGATTTGCGGGCTGGCGCGCGTGGTGCGGGCCAACGCCCTGGCGGCGATGGAGAACATGCCGCTGTGGCACGAACGCGATATCAGCCACTCGTCGGTGGAGCGCATCATCGGGCCGGACAGCACCATCCTCGTTCACTACATGCTGAACAAGATGATCCGCCTGATCGAGCAGTTGGTGGTGTATCCGGACAACATGATGCGCAACCTGGAATTGACGAAAGGACTGGTTTTTTCCGAACACGTTTTGCTCGCGCTCACGCGCAAGGGCGTGACGCGGGACGAGGCGTACCGCATGGTGCAACGCAACGCCATGCAGGTGTGGGAGCAGGGGGGCGATTTCGTCTCTCTGTTGAAGCAGGATAAGGACATAAAGGAAAAGTTGAGCACCGATGAAATCGATCAGGCGTTCGACCTGAAGAAGCATTTGCGGAATGTGGACCGCATTTTTGAGAGGGTGTTCAATAAATAG
- the argF gene encoding ornithine carbamoyltransferase, whose amino-acid sequence MDISLPQKDFLVLTDFTREQLTALLDLADDMKHQPEAYRNALAGKSLGMIFHKQSTRTRISFEVGMFQLGGQALFFSPGDMQLSRGESISDTAKVLSRYLDAVMIRTFAYDDIVELAKHATIPIINGLTDFNHPCQALADMMTIRAHFGKLEGLKLAYIGDGNNMAVSLLFACIRMGMHISIASPPNYTITPKAMEWILDDAERDELDICLTDNIEEAAKNADVVYTDVWASMGQEEERTKRLHDLADYTVDDMVMSFANPNAVFMHCLPAHRGEEVGASVIDGPASIVFDQAENRLHLQKAILYGLVK is encoded by the coding sequence ATGGACATCTCCTTGCCGCAAAAAGATTTTCTGGTGCTCACGGATTTCACCCGCGAGCAGTTGACCGCCCTGCTGGATCTCGCGGACGACATGAAGCACCAGCCGGAGGCCTACCGCAATGCGCTTGCCGGAAAATCACTGGGCATGATTTTCCACAAGCAATCGACCCGCACCCGCATTTCGTTCGAGGTTGGCATGTTCCAGCTGGGCGGGCAGGCGCTCTTTTTCAGTCCCGGCGATATGCAGTTATCGCGCGGCGAATCCATCAGCGACACCGCAAAAGTGCTGTCTCGTTATCTCGATGCGGTGATGATCCGCACCTTCGCATACGACGACATTGTAGAACTTGCGAAGCACGCGACCATCCCCATCATCAACGGGCTCACCGATTTCAATCATCCCTGCCAGGCGCTGGCCGATATGATGACCATCCGCGCACACTTCGGCAAACTGGAGGGGTTGAAGCTCGCCTACATCGGCGACGGCAACAACATGGCGGTGTCTCTACTGTTCGCCTGCATCCGCATGGGCATGCATATTTCCATCGCCAGCCCGCCAAATTACACCATCACCCCCAAAGCCATGGAATGGATTCTCGACGACGCGGAACGGGATGAGCTCGACATCTGCCTGACGGACAACATCGAAGAAGCCGCCAAAAACGCGGACGTGGTGTACACGGACGTGTGGGCCAGCATGGGGCAGGAAGAGGAACGCACAAAACGCCTGCACGATCTCGCTGATTACACGGTGGACGACATGGTGATGTCCTTCGCCAACCCGAACGCCGTGTTCATGCACTGCCTGCCCGCGCACAGGGGAGAGGAGGTCGGCGCTTCAGTGATCGACGGCCCCGCCTCGATCGTCTTCGACCAGGCGGAAAATCGTCTGCACCTGCAGAAAGCCATCCTGTATGGACTGGTGAAATGA
- the dnaN gene encoding DNA polymerase III subunit beta, whose protein sequence is MEIKIGRDAFLNGVHKVQGIVESKGAMPILSHTLISTEKKGVYLQATDLEIGMKRFCPANVVTQGSVTVNARKLFDILKELPDLEVTLKKEDNDWVTITCGKSKFRLPGLAAADYPKLPEYSEEPLMEFSGPQLREMIRKTYFSISPDETRQALNGLLLEKEDDHVNLVGTDGHRMTFIKRPLLKANADKVDKSGYLLPKKLLTELLKLMESDDATCSFSVKDNQLAFIQEQQVIVSRKIDGKFPNYRQVIPGDNKLKVTVNTESLVHALKRVALLADEKSKMVRFDITPGLMTLVSEGTEIGNATEELEINYDGEPVSIGLNARYILDVLAVVEEPEVVMNLKDENHSCLLTINDDKDYLSIVMPMRL, encoded by the coding sequence ATGGAAATCAAAATCGGACGCGATGCCTTTCTCAACGGGGTGCACAAGGTTCAGGGCATCGTTGAAAGCAAAGGCGCCATGCCCATCCTGTCCCACACGCTGATCTCCACTGAAAAAAAAGGCGTATACCTGCAGGCGACCGACCTCGAAATCGGCATGAAGCGGTTCTGCCCGGCCAACGTGGTCACACAGGGCTCGGTCACCGTCAACGCGCGCAAGCTGTTCGATATATTGAAGGAGCTTCCGGACCTGGAGGTGACGCTGAAAAAGGAGGACAATGACTGGGTGACGATCACCTGCGGCAAGTCGAAGTTCCGCCTGCCCGGCCTGGCGGCCGCGGATTACCCGAAGCTTCCGGAATACAGCGAAGAGCCGCTCATGGAATTCAGCGGACCGCAACTGCGGGAAATGATCCGCAAAACCTATTTCTCGATCTCACCGGACGAAACCCGGCAGGCCCTGAACGGTTTGCTCCTGGAAAAGGAAGACGACCACGTCAACCTGGTTGGCACCGACGGCCATCGCATGACGTTCATCAAGCGGCCCCTGCTCAAGGCCAACGCCGACAAGGTGGACAAGTCCGGTTACCTTTTACCGAAGAAATTGCTGACGGAATTGTTGAAGCTGATGGAAAGCGACGACGCCACCTGCTCGTTTTCCGTGAAGGACAACCAGCTCGCGTTCATCCAGGAACAGCAGGTCATCGTGTCGCGCAAGATCGACGGCAAGTTTCCCAACTATCGGCAGGTGATCCCCGGCGACAACAAACTCAAGGTGACGGTCAACACCGAATCGCTGGTGCATGCGCTCAAGCGCGTGGCCCTTCTGGCGGATGAAAAATCGAAGATGGTGCGGTTCGACATCACCCCCGGGCTGATGACGCTGGTTTCGGAAGGAACCGAGATCGGCAACGCCACCGAGGAACTGGAGATCAATTACGACGGCGAACCGGTTTCCATTGGCCTCAACGCGCGCTACATCCTGGATGTGCTGGCGGTGGTGGAGGAACCGGAGGTGGTGATGAACCTGAAAGATGAAAACCACTCCTGCCTGCTGACCATCAACGACGACAAGGACTACCTTTCCATCGTCATGCCCATGCGGCTGTGA
- a CDS encoding SPL family radical SAM protein yields MPFEPDLIVLDAPAADHPFTQRVLEALPGVPVRRDHTPASAVETLREEAVDVFGAAKRQLVLTTFRGSFLKKCPGLSPGMVCCNYYVVNLIKNCVYDCSYCFLQDFLENNPLLTAFVNIDDLLVELEEEFREHPDRSFRVGTGEVTDSLALDDLLPYTDYLVPFFNRQNNAVLELKTKSDCVDNLLKQSDPTNVIVSWSLNPDEIVEQEEVGTPSLPKRLDAARRCAEHGFKVGIHLDPVILFDGWEKGYGRLIEQVFDTLPAHQLEWISLGSFRYRPNLKRMMQERHPHTRLLTQEHVAGSDGKFRYLRPLRNHAYDTLRTTIKRRAPEVDVYLCMETKEVWEGVTGHLPRADETLDRFFDF; encoded by the coding sequence ATGCCCTTCGAACCCGACCTCATCGTGCTGGACGCCCCGGCGGCGGACCACCCTTTCACCCAAAGGGTGCTGGAGGCCCTTCCCGGCGTACCCGTGCGGCGTGACCACACACCGGCAAGTGCGGTCGAAACCCTGCGCGAGGAAGCGGTCGATGTGTTCGGAGCGGCCAAGCGGCAGCTCGTCCTCACCACCTTCAGGGGATCGTTTCTCAAAAAGTGCCCGGGGCTGAGTCCCGGCATGGTGTGCTGCAACTACTACGTCGTCAACCTGATCAAAAACTGCGTGTACGATTGTTCATACTGCTTCCTGCAGGATTTCCTGGAAAACAATCCCCTGCTCACCGCCTTCGTCAATATCGACGACCTGCTGGTTGAACTGGAAGAGGAGTTTCGCGAACACCCGGACCGGTCGTTCCGTGTCGGCACCGGCGAGGTCACCGACAGCCTGGCGCTCGACGACCTTCTTCCTTACACCGACTACCTGGTGCCGTTTTTCAACCGGCAGAACAACGCGGTGCTGGAACTCAAAACCAAGTCCGACTGCGTGGACAACCTGCTCAAACAAAGCGACCCCACCAACGTCATCGTGTCGTGGTCGCTGAACCCGGATGAAATCGTCGAGCAGGAAGAAGTTGGCACGCCGTCACTGCCCAAACGGCTGGACGCGGCGCGGCGTTGCGCGGAACACGGTTTCAAGGTGGGGATCCATCTCGATCCGGTAATCCTGTTCGACGGTTGGGAGAAAGGGTACGGGCGGTTGATCGAACAGGTTTTCGACACCCTGCCTGCTCACCAGTTGGAATGGATCAGCCTGGGTAGTTTCCGCTACCGTCCGAACCTGAAACGCATGATGCAGGAGCGGCATCCCCATACCCGCCTGCTCACGCAGGAGCACGTCGCCGGGTCGGACGGCAAGTTCCGTTACCTGCGGCCCCTGCGCAATCACGCTTACGACACCCTGCGCACCACCATCAAGCGGCGCGCGCCGGAAGTGGACGTCTATCTGTGCATGGAGACGAAGGAAGTGTGGGAAGGCGTTACCGGGCATTTGCCCCGCGCGGACGAAACCCTCGACCGCTTTTTCGATTTTTAA